The genomic interval CCTCGGGAGCGACCCCGACCTCGTCCATCGCATCGAGGATGTTCTCGTAGCGGGTGCCGATGCCCGTGTCCACGAGCGCCGGCCGCTCGGCGTCGACGATGTACACCGAGCCGTATTCCTCGACATCGTACATCCCGGTGTCGACGTAGTAGACATCCGCACAGTCGTCGGCCTCGAACACGTCACCGATTGCCATAGCTCGGATGGCGGCCGGCGGCGGGAAAACCGTTGCGACCCCGGTCAGGAGATGTGGATGGCGGGCTTGTTCGGCCGGGCCTTCCGGGCGAGGTCGTCGTCGCCGCCCCGTCGGACAGTCACGTCGGCACCGAACTCGTCTTCGAACAGCCAGCGGGCCTGCTCCAACACGGCGAGTTCCCGGTCGCCGTCGACGATCGGTTCCAGCCCGGCACCCTCCGCGGCCAGGTCGGCGGCGTAGTCGGCCGCGGCGTCGCCATGCTCCCTGATCCGCTCGTCGTCCATGATGGCGCCGACGATGGCGTCGCCGGGATCGGCCGCGCGGGCGATCTCGTAGGCGTCGTACTGCCAGTCGGGCGCGACGACGAGTTCGATCGTCTCGGGATCGTCGATGTCGACCACCTCGGTGATGTCCCGAACGTCGTCGAGCGTCGTCCGGACGAGCTGGCGCTCGATACGGTAGTGTTCGACATCCCGCAGCGACTCGGGCCAGTCGGCGGCCGCGACCGGGCCTTCCTCGTCCAGGGTGAGCCACATCTCCTCGGCGAGATACGGGGCGATCGGGGCGACCAGTTTCGTCAGTACGCGCAGCGCCCGCCCGTAGGCGAACCGATAGGGCTCGTCGTAGCTGGCGTACCGGCGCAACAGGCGCGCGAACCGCTGGAGTTCGCTGACGACGCGGTGGAAGCGGAACCGCTCGTACTCCTCGGTGACAGCGGCGATGGTGCGGTCGATCTCGCGTTCGAGGTAGGCGTCGTGGTCGGCGCTGTCGGTCCGGCCCGTCCCCTCGGCGAAGTCGGTTGCCATCCCGTAGAGAGTCTGCTGGAAGTCGTAGGCCGTCGACACGTCCTTGACCGTCCACTCGAAGTCCTGGGCCGGGTGGGCCGCAGAGAGGACGAACAGCCGGGTCGTCTCGGCGCCGTACTCGTGGGGCGCGATGTCGTTGCCCTTCGACTTGGACATCTTCTCGCCGCCGTGCAGCACCGTCCCCTGGTTGATGAGCCGGTCGACCGGTTCCCGCCGGTCCAGCAGTCCCAGGTCCGCGAGCGCGCGGGTGAAAAACCGGATGTACAGCAGGTGGAGCACGGCGTGTTCCTCGCCGCCGACGTACACGTCCACGGGAAGCCACTCGTCGGCGGTCGCCTGGTCGAAGGGGGCGTCGTCGAAGTGGGGCGAGAGATAGCGCAGGAAGTACCACGAGGAGTCGACGAACGTGTCCATCGTGTCGGTCTCCCGCACCGCGTCGGCCCCACAGTCCGGACAGGTCGTCTGTTTCCACTCCTCGGCGGCGTCGAGCGGGTTCCCGGTCGTCTGGACGTACTCCGGCAGTTCGACGGGGAGGTCCTCATCGGGGACCGGAACGTGTCCACAGTCCGCACAGTGGACGACGGGGATCGGCGTCCCCCAGTAGCGCTGCCGGGAGATGAGCCAGTCCCGCAGGCGGTAGGTGGTCGCCGCCTCGGCGGTGTCGTGAGCCAGCAGACGGTCGCGGGCGGCCGTGCTCGCCAGCCCGTCGTACTCCCCGCTTGCGGTGAGCATCCCGTCGTCGGTGTACGGTT from Haloarcula pelagica carries:
- the leuS gene encoding leucine--tRNA ligase, giving the protein MARRYDHTRVQEYWQHVWEREGVYDCPDDATDPTYVLGMFPYTSGSLHMGHIRNYAITDAYARYRRMDGDDVLHPMGWDAFGLPAENAAYQRDTDPESWTRSCIERMRDDLEEMGFGYDWSREITTCDPDYYRWNQWLFTRFYDEGLVEYDAATVNWCPDCETVLADAQVERPEGSERHRSHGPGHGDDRGVCWRCGTGVEQRDLDQWFFTITDYADELYDGLDDLDGWPEGVRDSQRNWIGRQEGARVAFETDAGPIEAFTTRLDTVYGATYLALSPGHDLARELAAADEAVADYVESVADADDAGLSGVETDLTATHPYTGEELPVYVAAYVLDDVGTGAVMGVPAHNERDHAFAGEHDLPVEQVVEPVDGTGTNLPGEPYTDDGMLTASGEYDGLASTAARDRLLAHDTAEAATTYRLRDWLISRQRYWGTPIPVVHCADCGHVPVPDEDLPVELPEYVQTTGNPLDAAEEWKQTTCPDCGADAVRETDTMDTFVDSSWYFLRYLSPHFDDAPFDQATADEWLPVDVYVGGEEHAVLHLLYIRFFTRALADLGLLDRREPVDRLINQGTVLHGGEKMSKSKGNDIAPHEYGAETTRLFVLSAAHPAQDFEWTVKDVSTAYDFQQTLYGMATDFAEGTGRTDSADHDAYLEREIDRTIAAVTEEYERFRFHRVVSELQRFARLLRRYASYDEPYRFAYGRALRVLTKLVAPIAPYLAEEMWLTLDEEGPVAAADWPESLRDVEHYRIERQLVRTTLDDVRDITEVVDIDDPETIELVVAPDWQYDAYEIARAADPGDAIVGAIMDDERIREHGDAAADYAADLAAEGAGLEPIVDGDRELAVLEQARWLFEDEFGADVTVRRGGDDDLARKARPNKPAIHIS